In the genome of Streptococcus mitis, one region contains:
- a CDS encoding glucohydrolase has translation MQEKWWHNAVVYQVYPKSFMDSNGDGIGDLPGITSKLDYLAKLGITAIWLSPVYDSPMDDNGYDIADYQAIAAIFGTMEDMDQLIAEANKRDIRIIMDLVVNHTSDEHAWFVEACENPDSPERDYYIWRDEPNDLDSIFSGSAWEYDEKSGQYYLHFFSKKQPDLNWENENLRQKIYEMMNFWIDKGIGGFRMDVIDMIGKIPDEKVVNNGPMLHPYLKEMNQATFGDKNLLTVGETWGATPEIAKLYSDPKGQELSMVFQFEHICLQYQEGQPKWHYQKELNIAKLKEIFNKWQTELGVEDGWNSLFWNNHDLPRIVSIWGNDQEYREKSAKAFAILLHLMRGTPYIYQGEEIGMTNYPFETLDQVEDIESLNYAREALEKGVPMEEIMDSIRVIGRDNARTPMQWDESQNAGFSTGQPWLAVNSNYQAINVQEALGNPDSIFYTYQKLVQIRKENSWLIRADFELLETADKVFAYIRKDGDRRFLVVANLSNKEQGLVVEGKVKSVLIENTVAQEVFEKQILAPWDAFCVELG, from the coding sequence ATGCAAGAAAAATGGTGGCACAATGCCGTAGTCTATCAAGTCTATCCTAAGAGCTTTATGGATAGCAACGGAGATGGAATTGGCGATTTGCCAGGAATTACTAGTAAGTTAGACTATCTAGCCAAGTTAGGAATTACAGCAATTTGGCTTTCTCCCGTTTATGACAGCCCTATGGATGATAATGGCTACGATATTGCTGATTATCAAGCGATTGCAGCTATTTTTGGGACCATGGAGGATATGGATCAACTGATCGCGGAAGCCAATAAGCGTGATATTCGTATCATCATGGACTTGGTGGTCAATCATACCTCGGATGAACATGCTTGGTTTGTCGAAGCCTGTGAAAATCCTGACAGTCCTGAGCGAGACTACTATATCTGGCGAGATGAACCAAACGATCTTGATTCTATTTTTAGTGGATCAGCTTGGGAATACGATGAAAAGTCAGGTCAATACTATCTCCACTTTTTCAGCAAGAAACAGCCTGATCTCAACTGGGAAAATGAAAACCTTCGCCAGAAAATCTATGAGATGATGAACTTCTGGATTGATAAAGGGATTGGTGGTTTCCGCATGGATGTTATTGACATGATTGGGAAAATTCCTGACGAGAAAGTAGTCAATAATGGTCCTATGCTCCACCCCTATCTCAAGGAAATGAATCAGGCGACCTTTGGAGATAAGAATCTCTTGACAGTGGGAGAGACCTGGGGTGCAACGCCAGAGATTGCCAAACTCTACTCTGATCCAAAGGGGCAAGAATTGTCTATGGTCTTCCAGTTTGAGCATATCTGTCTTCAGTATCAGGAAGGGCAACCTAAGTGGCATTACCAAAAAGAGCTGAACATCGCTAAGTTAAAAGAAATTTTCAACAAATGGCAGACAGAGTTAGGAGTTGAGGACGGTTGGAATTCGCTTTTCTGGAACAATCATGACCTCCCACGTATCGTCTCTATTTGGGGAAATGACCAAGAATATCGTGAAAAATCTGCCAAAGCCTTTGCAATCTTGCTTCATCTCATGAGAGGGACACCTTATATCTACCAGGGTGAGGAGATTGGGATGACCAACTATCCATTTGAAACACTGGACCAAGTAGAAGATATTGAGTCCCTCAATTATGCACGTGAAGCGCTTGAAAAAGGCGTTCCGATGGAAGAAATCATGGACAGTATCCGTGTCATTGGTCGTGACAATGCCCGTACCCCTATGCAATGGGATGAGAGCCAAAATGCTGGTTTCTCAACAGGTCAACCTTGGTTAGCAGTCAATTCAAACTATCAAGCAATCAATGTTCAAGAAGCGCTAGGAAATCCAGATTCTATTTTCTATACCTATCAGAAACTGGTTCAAATCCGTAAGGAGAATAGCTGGCTGATTCGAGCTGACTTTGAACTATTGGAAACAGCTGACAAGGTCTTTGCTTATATCCGTAAAGATGGTGACCGTCGATTCCTAGTCGTAGCTAACTTGTCCAATAAAGAGCAAGGCTTGGTAGTAGAAGGAAAAGTTAAATCTGTCTTGATTGAAAATACTGTGGCTCAAGAAGTCTTTGAAAAACAAATCTTGGCTCCATGGGATGCTTTCTGTGTGGAGTTGGGCTAA
- a CDS encoding S-ribosylhomocysteinase, with protein sequence MSKEVIVESFELDHTIVKAPYVRLIGEETGPKGDIISNYDIRLVQPNEDSIPTAGLHTIEHLLAKLIRTRIDGMIDCSPFGCRTGFHMIMWGRHTSAEIAAVIKDSLKEIAETTTWEDVPGTTIESCGNYKDHSLFSAKEWAKLILEQGISDDAFERHVI encoded by the coding sequence ATGTCAAAAGAAGTTATTGTTGAAAGTTTTGAACTTGACCACACTATTGTTAAAGCACCATATGTCCGCTTGATTGGGGAAGAAACAGGGCCAAAGGGAGACATCATCTCCAATTATGATATTCGCTTGGTGCAACCAAACGAAGACTCTATCCCTACTGCTGGCCTTCACACTATTGAGCACCTCTTAGCCAAACTCATCCGTACCCGCATTGACGGTATGATTGACTGTTCGCCGTTTGGTTGCCGTACAGGTTTCCACATGATTATGTGGGGACGCCATACCAGCGCTGAGATTGCAGCTGTTATCAAGGATTCGCTCAAGGAAATTGCTGAGACCACTACTTGGGAAGATGTCCCTGGAACAACCATCGAATCTTGCGGAAACTACAAGGATCACAGCCTCTTCTCTGCTAAAGAATGGGCGAAACTCATCTTGGAACAAGGAATCTCAGATGATGCCTTTGAGCGTCATGTGATTTAG
- a CDS encoding ATP-dependent Clp protease ATP-binding subunit: MNNNFNNFNNMDDLFNQLMGGMRGYSSENRRYLINGREVTPEEFAHYRATGQLPGNAEVDGQMQQQVSGMKQDGVLAKLGRNLTAEAREGKLDPVIGRNKEIQETSEILSRRTKNNPVLVGDAGVGKTAVVEGLAQAIVNGDVPAAIKNKEIISIDISGLEAGTQYRGSFEENVQNLVNEVKEAGNIILFFDEIHQILGAGSTGGDSGSKGLADILKPALSRGELTVIGATTQDEYRNTILKNAALARRFNEVKVNAPSAEDTFKILQGIRDLYQQHHNVILPDEVLKAAVDYSVQYIPQRSLPDKAIDLVDVTAAHLAAQHPVTDVHAVEREIEVEKDKQEKAVEAEDFEAALNYKTRIAELEKKIENHTEDMKVTASVNDVAESVERMTGIPVSQMGASDIERLKDMAHRLQDKVIGQDKAVEAVARAIRRNRAGFDEGNRPIGSFLFVGPTGVGKTELAKQLALDMFGTKEAIIRLDMSEYSDRTAVSKLIGTTAGYVGYDDNSNTLTERVRRNPYSIILLDEIEKADPQVITLLLQVLDDGRLTDGQGNTVNFKNTVIIATSNAGFGYEANLTEDADKPELMDRLKPFFRPEFLNRFNAVIEFSHLTKEDLSKIVDLMLAEVNQTLAKKDIDLVVSQAAKDYITEEGYDEVMGVRPLRRVVEQEIRDKVTDFHLDHLDAKHLEADMEDGGLVIREKA, encoded by the coding sequence ATGAACAACAACTTTAATAATTTTAACAACATGGATGATTTATTTAACCAATTGATGGGTGGTATGCGAGGATATAGTTCTGAAAATCGTCGTTACTTGATTAATGGACGTGAAGTGACACCTGAGGAATTCGCTCACTATCGTGCAACTGGTCAATTGCCAGGAAATGCAGAAGTTGATGGACAAATGCAACAACAGGTTTCAGGTATGAAACAAGACGGTGTCCTTGCTAAACTAGGTCGAAACTTGACAGCGGAAGCTCGTGAGGGCAAGTTGGATCCTGTTATCGGACGAAATAAGGAAATTCAAGAAACATCTGAAATCCTTTCACGCCGTACCAAAAATAATCCTGTCCTTGTTGGAGATGCAGGGGTTGGTAAGACAGCTGTTGTCGAAGGCCTAGCGCAAGCCATTGTGAATGGCGATGTTCCAGCTGCTATCAAGAACAAGGAAATTATTTCCATTGACATCTCAGGTCTTGAGGCTGGTACTCAATACCGTGGTAGTTTTGAAGAAAACGTTCAAAACTTAGTCAATGAAGTGAAAGAAGCAGGGAATATTATCCTCTTCTTTGATGAAATTCACCAAATTCTTGGCGCTGGTAGCACTGGTGGAGACAGTGGTTCTAAAGGACTTGCGGATATTCTCAAGCCAGCTCTCTCTCGTGGTGAATTAACCGTTATTGGAGCGACAACTCAAGACGAATACCGTAACACCATCTTGAAGAATGCGGCTCTTGCTCGTCGTTTCAACGAAGTCAAGGTCAACGCTCCTTCAGCAGAAGATACTTTTAAAATCCTTCAAGGGATTCGTGACCTTTATCAACAACACCACAATGTTATCTTGCCAGATGAAGTCTTGAAAGCAGCGGTGGATTATTCTGTCCAATACATTCCACAACGTAGCTTGCCAGATAAGGCTATCGACCTTGTGGACGTAACGGCAGCTCATTTGGCAGCACAACATCCTGTAACAGATGTTCATGCTGTTGAACGTGAAATAGAGGTAGAAAAAGACAAGCAAGAAAAAGCAGTTGAGGCAGAAGATTTTGAAGCAGCTCTAAACTATAAAACACGCATTGCAGAATTGGAAAAGAAAATCGAAAACCACACAGAAGATATGAAGGTGACTGCAAGTGTCAACGATGTGGCTGAATCTGTGGAACGTATGACTGGTATTCCAGTTTCACAAATGGGAGCATCAGACATCGAACGCCTCAAGGATATGGCTCATCGTCTGCAAGACAAGGTAATCGGCCAAGACAAGGCAGTTGAAGCTGTAGCTCGTGCCATCCGTCGTAACCGTGCTGGTTTCGATGAGGGCAATCGCCCAATCGGTAGTTTCCTCTTTGTAGGTCCAACTGGAGTTGGTAAGACAGAACTTGCTAAGCAATTGGCGCTCGATATGTTTGGTACCAAAGAGGCCATCATTCGTTTGGATATGTCTGAATACAGTGATCGTACAGCCGTATCTAAGCTAATCGGTACAACAGCTGGTTATGTGGGCTATGATGACAATAGCAATACCTTAACAGAACGTGTTCGTCGCAATCCGTACTCTATCATTCTCTTGGATGAAATTGAAAAGGCTGATCCTCAAGTGATCACTCTTCTCCTCCAAGTATTGGATGACGGTCGTTTGACAGATGGTCAAGGAAATACAGTGAACTTCAAGAACACTGTCATTATTGCGACATCAAATGCTGGATTTGGCTATGAAGCCAACTTGACAGAAGATGCGGATAAACCAGAGTTGATGGATCGTTTGAAACCATTCTTCCGCCCAGAATTCCTTAACCGCTTTAACGCAGTTATCGAGTTCTCACACTTGACGAAGGAAGACCTTTCTAAGATTGTGGACTTGATGTTGGCTGAAGTTAACCAAACCTTGGCTAAGAAAGACATTGATTTGGTAGTCAGTCAAGCAGCTAAGGACTATATCACAGAAGAAGGTTATGACGAAGTCATGGGTGTTCGTCCTCTCCGTCGCGTGGTTGAACAAGAAATTCGGGATAAGGTGACAGACTTCCATTTGGATCACCTGGATGCCAAACACCTAGAAGCAGATATGGAAGATGGTGGTTTAGTTATTCGTGAAAAAGCCTAA
- a CDS encoding phospho-N-acetylmuramoyl-pentapeptide-transferase, with protein MFISISAGIVTFLLTLVGIPAFIQFYRKAQITGQQMHEDVKQHQAKAGTPTMGGLVFLIATVVVSFLVALFSKQLTNNVGMILFILVLYGLVGFLDDFLKVFRKINEGLNPKQKLALQLLGGVVFYLFYDRGGDMLSVFGYQVHLGIFYILFALFWLVGFSNAVNLTDGIDGLASVSVVISLSAYGIIAYVQGQMDILLVILAMIGGLLGFFVFNHKPAKVFMGDVGSLALGGMLAAISMALHQEWTLLIIGIVYVFETTSVMMQVSYFKMTGGKRIFRMTPVHHHFELGGLSGKGNPWSEWKVDFFFWGMGLLASLLTLAILYLM; from the coding sequence ATGTTTATTTCCATCAGTGCTGGAATTGTGACATTTTTACTAACTTTGGTAGGAATTCCGGCCTTTATCCAATTTTATAGAAAGGCGCAAATTACAGGCCAGCAGATGCATGAGGATGTCAAACAGCATCAGGCAAAAGCTGGGACGCCAACTATGGGGGGACTTGTTTTCCTTATTGCTACAGTTGTGGTGAGTTTCCTCGTTGCTCTTTTTTCAAAACAATTGACCAATAATGTGGGAATGATTTTGTTCATCTTGGTCCTTTATGGACTTGTCGGATTTTTAGATGACTTTCTCAAGGTCTTTCGTAAAATCAATGAGGGGCTGAATCCTAAGCAAAAATTGGCTCTTCAGCTCCTAGGAGGGGTCGTTTTCTACCTTTTCTATGATCGCGGTGGCGATATGCTTTCAGTCTTTGGTTACCAAGTACATCTAGGGATTTTCTATATTCTTTTCGCCCTTTTCTGGCTAGTTGGTTTTTCAAATGCAGTCAACTTGACAGACGGTATTGACGGTCTAGCTAGTGTTTCAGTGGTGATTAGTTTGTCTGCTTATGGAATTATTGCCTATGTGCAAGGTCAGATGGATATTCTTCTGGTGATTCTGGCCATGATTGGTGGTTTACTCGGTTTCTTCGTCTTTAACCATAAGCCTGCCAAGGTCTTTATGGGGGATGTGGGAAGTTTGGCTCTCGGTGGAATGTTGGCAGCTATCTCTATGGCCCTCCACCAAGAATGGACTCTCTTGATTATCGGAATTGTTTATGTTTTTGAAACAACTTCGGTTATGATGCAAGTAAGTTATTTCAAAATGACTGGTGGCAAACGTATTTTTCGTATGACGCCTGTGCATCACCATTTTGAGCTTGGAGGATTGTCTGGTAAAGGAAATCCTTGGAGCGAGTGGAAGGTTGACTTCTTCTTTTGGGGAATGGGACTTCTAGCAAGTCTCCTGACGCTAGCAATTTTGTATTTGATGTAA
- a CDS encoding penicillin-binding protein gives MKWTKRITRFAIRNRKSPAENRKIVGKYISLLAVVLFAVFLVNFAVIIGSGSKFGTDLVKEAKKVHQITRTVPAKRGTIYDRNGVPIAEDATSYNVYAVIDKKYKSATGKILYVEDSQFNKVAEVFHKYLDMDEAYVKEQLAQPNLTQVSFGAKGNGITYANMMAIKKDLKDASVEGIDFTTSPNRSYPNGQFASSFIGLAQLHENEDGSKSLLGTSGLESSLNTILAGTDGIITYEKDRVGNIVPGTELVSQQTVDGKDVYTTLSSPLQSFMETQMDAFLEKVKGKYMTATLVSAKTGEILATTQRPTFNADTKEGITKDFVWRDILYQSNYEPGSAMKVMTLASSIDNNTFPSGEYFNSSEFKMADVTTRDWDVNGGLTTGGMMTFLQGFAHSSNVGMSLLEQKMGDATWLDYLKRFKFGVPTRFGLTDEYAGQLPADNIVNIAQSSFGQGISVTQTQMLRAFTAIANDGVMLEPKFISAIYDTNNQSVRKSQKEIVGNPVSKEAASTTRNHMILVGTDPLYGTMYNHYTGKPIITVPGQNVAVKSGTAQIADEKNGGYLVGSTNYIFSVVTMNPAENPDFILYVTVQQPEHYSGIQLGEFANPILERAVAMKDSLNLQSTAKTLDQVTNQSAYAMPSIKDISPGDLAEALRRNIVQPIVVGTGTKIKESSVEEGTNLAPNQQVLLLSDKAEEVPDMYGWTKATAEAFSKWLNIELVFEGSGSTVQKQDVRANTAIKDIKKITLTLGD, from the coding sequence ATGAAGTGGACAAAAAGAATAACCCGATTTGCGATTAGAAACCGTAAATCTCCAGCAGAAAACCGTAAAATAGTAGGGAAGTACATCAGCTTGTTAGCTGTCGTACTTTTCGCTGTCTTTTTGGTTAATTTTGCTGTTATTATCGGGAGTGGTAGTAAATTTGGAACGGATCTAGTCAAAGAGGCTAAGAAAGTTCACCAAATAACCCGTACAGTCCCTGCCAAACGTGGGACTATTTATGACCGAAATGGAGTCCCGATTGCTGAGGATGCAACCTCCTATAATGTCTATGCTGTCATTGATAAAAAATACAAATCAGCAACTGGAAAAATTCTTTATGTAGAGGATTCGCAGTTTAATAAGGTAGCTGAAGTCTTCCATAAGTATTTAGACATGGATGAAGCTTATGTGAAAGAGCAATTAGCTCAACCAAATCTGACCCAAGTTTCCTTTGGTGCAAAAGGAAATGGGATTACCTATGCCAATATGATGGCTATTAAAAAAGATTTGAAAGATGCTAGTGTGGAAGGGATTGACTTTACAACTAGCCCTAACAGAAGCTATCCAAATGGACAATTTGCTTCTAGCTTTATTGGCTTAGCCCAACTTCATGAAAATGAGGATGGTAGTAAGAGTTTGTTAGGGACTTCTGGTTTGGAGAGTTCTTTAAATACCATTCTTGCTGGGACAGACGGTATTATTACCTATGAAAAAGACCGTGTAGGAAATATCGTACCAGGTACAGAACTGGTATCGCAACAAACTGTGGATGGCAAGGATGTTTATACAACATTGTCTAGTCCGCTCCAATCTTTCATGGAAACTCAGATGGATGCCTTTCTAGAAAAAGTAAAAGGTAAGTATATGACCGCGACCTTGGTCAGTGCAAAGACTGGTGAAATCCTTGCTACCACCCAACGACCGACATTTAATGCAGATACTAAAGAAGGAATCACTAAGGATTTTGTTTGGCGTGATATTCTTTATCAAAGTAACTATGAACCAGGATCAGCCATGAAGGTTATGACGTTAGCTTCTTCTATTGATAATAATACCTTCCCAAGTGGAGAATACTTCAATAGCAGTGAATTTAAAATGGCGGATGTGACGACTCGAGATTGGGATGTTAATGGTGGTTTGACTACTGGTGGGATGATGACTTTCTTACAAGGTTTCGCTCACTCCAGTAATGTTGGAATGAGTCTACTTGAACAAAAAATGGGAGATGCTACTTGGTTGGATTATCTAAAACGCTTTAAATTTGGGGTTCCAACTCGCTTTGGCTTGACAGATGAATACGCTGGTCAACTTCCAGCTGATAATATTGTTAATATTGCTCAAAGCTCATTTGGGCAAGGAATTTCAGTGACACAAACACAAATGCTTCGTGCCTTTACAGCTATTGCTAATGATGGAGTTATGCTGGAGCCAAAATTTATAAGTGCTATTTATGATACTAACAATCAGTCTGTACGTAAGTCACAAAAAGAAATAGTAGGAAATCCTGTTTCCAAAGAGGCAGCAAGCACAACTCGAAATCACATGATCTTAGTTGGGACGGACCCTCTATATGGAACTATGTATAATCACTACACAGGAAAGCCAATTATAACAGTTCCTGGACAAAATGTAGCAGTTAAATCCGGTACGGCTCAAATCGCTGATGAGAAAAATGGAGGATACTTGGTTGGTTCTACCAATTATATTTTCTCAGTTGTGACTATGAATCCTGCTGAAAATCCTGATTTTATCTTGTATGTAACGGTACAGCAACCTGAACATTATTCAGGTATCCAGTTGGGAGAATTTGCCAACCCTATCTTGGAAAGAGCGGTGGCTATGAAAGATTCCCTTAACCTGCAATCTACCGCTAAAACGTTAGATCAGGTAACCAATCAAAGCGCCTATGCCATGCCTAGCATCAAGGACATTTCACCTGGCGATTTGGCGGAAGCCTTACGTCGCAATATTGTGCAACCAATCGTTGTAGGAACAGGAACAAAGATTAAAGAATCATCTGTAGAAGAAGGAACCAATCTTGCTCCTAACCAGCAAGTTCTCCTCTTATCTGATAAAGCAGAGGAAGTTCCAGATATGTATGGTTGGACAAAAGCAACCGCAGAAGCTTTTTCTAAGTGGTTAAATATAGAACTTGTATTTGAAGGTTCAGGTTCTACTGTGCAGAAGCAAGATGTTCGTGCTAACACAGCTATCAAGGACATTAAAAAAATTACATTAACTTTAGGAGACTAA
- a CDS encoding cell division protein FtsL, which produces MVDKKETTSQFLQNRIKKFSRVEKAFYLSIAFTALVLAVSIIFMQTRLLQVQSDLTKINAQIEEKKTELDDAKQEVNELIRSERLKEIANSKDLKLNNENIRSAE; this is translated from the coding sequence ATGGTAGATAAGAAAGAAACAACCAGTCAATTCTTGCAGAATCGTATAAAAAAATTCTCACGTGTGGAGAAGGCTTTTTATCTTTCCATTGCGTTTACGGCTCTCGTCCTAGCAGTAAGTATTATCTTTATGCAGACACGACTCTTGCAAGTGCAAAGTGATTTGACAAAAATCAATGCACAGATAGAAGAGAAGAAGACAGAGCTCGATGATGCTAAGCAGGAAGTGAATGAATTGATTCGTTCAGAACGCTTGAAAGAAATCGCCAATTCTAAGGACTTAAAATTGAATAATGAGAATATTCGATCAGCGGAGTAA
- a CDS encoding ribosomal RNA small subunit methyltransferase H (catalyzes the methylation of the N4 position of C1402 on the 16S rRNA): protein MTKEFHHVTVLLHETIDMLDVKPDGIYVDATLGGAGHSEYLLSKLSEKGHLYAFDQDQNAINNAQKRLASYIEKEMVTFIKDNFRHLQARLREAGVQEIDGICYDLGVSSPQLDQRERGFSYKKDAPLDMRMNQEASLTAYEVVNHYDYHDLVRIFFKYGEDKFSKQIARKIEQAREVKPIETTTELAEIIKSAKPAKELKKKGHPAKQIFQAIRIEVNDELGAADESIQQAMEMLALDGRISVITFHSLEDRLTKQLFKEASTVEVPKGLPFIPDDLKPKMELVSRKPILPSAEELEANNRSHSAKLRVARKIHK, encoded by the coding sequence ATGACAAAAGAATTTCATCATGTAACGGTCTTACTCCACGAAACGATTGATATGCTCGACGTAAAGCCTGACGGTATCTACGTTGATGCGACTTTGGGTGGAGCGGGCCATAGCGAATATTTATTAAGTAAATTAAGTGAAAAAGGCCATCTCTATGCCTTTGACCAGGACCAGAATGCCATTAACAATGCGCAAAAACGCTTGGCTTCCTACATTGAGAAGGAGATGGTGACTTTTATCAAGGATAACTTCCGTCATTTACAGGCACGTTTGCGCGAAGCTGGTGTTCAGGAAATTGATGGAATTTGTTATGACTTGGGAGTGTCTAGTCCTCAGCTGGACCAGCGTGAGCGTGGTTTTTCTTATAAAAAGGATGCGCCACTGGATATGCGGATGAATCAGGAAGCTAGTCTGACAGCCTATGAAGTGGTGAACCACTATGACTATCATGACTTGGTTCGTATTTTCTTCAAATATGGCGAGGACAAATTCTCTAAACAGATTGCCCGTAAGATTGAACAAGCACGTGAAGTCAAGCCAATCGAGACAACGACGGAGCTGGCAGAGATTATCAAGTCGGCCAAACCTGCTAAGGAACTCAAGAAGAAGGGTCATCCTGCCAAGCAGATTTTCCAGGCTATTCGAATTGAAGTTAATGATGAACTGGGAGCGGCAGATGAGTCTATCCAGCAGGCTATGGAGATGTTGGCTCTGGATGGTAGAATTTCAGTGATTACCTTTCATTCCTTGGAAGACCGCTTGACCAAGCAATTGTTCAAGGAGGCTTCAACAGTGGAAGTTCCCAAAGGTTTGCCTTTCATCCCAGATGATCTCAAGCCCAAGATGGAATTGGTATCCCGTAAGCCAATCTTGCCAAGTGCAGAGGAGTTAGAAGCCAACAACCGCTCGCATTCAGCCAAGTTGCGCGTGGCCAGAAAAATTCACAAGTAA
- a CDS encoding DNA-binding protein, with protein MNRVKEFRKELGISQLELAKDIGVSRQTINMIENDKYNPTLELCLNLARSLQTDLNSLFWEDDF; from the coding sequence ATGAATCGTGTGAAAGAATTTCGCAAGGAACTGGGCATTTCCCAGCTCGAACTCGCCAAGGATATCGGTGTCTCGAGACAAACCATCAATATGATTGAAAACGACAAGTACAATCCAACTCTGGAACTCTGTCTCAATCTCGCCCGCAGCCTCCAAACTGACCTCAACAGTCTCTTTTGGGAGGATGATTTTTAA
- a CDS encoding glutathione peroxidase, with protein sequence MTSLYDFSVLNQDNQETPLDAYCGKVLLIINTATGCGLTPQYQGLQELYDRYQEQGFEILDFPCNQFMGQAPGSAEEINAFCSLHYQTTFPRFAKIKVNGKEANPLYVWLKDQKSGPLGKRIEWNFAKFLIGRDGQVFERFSSKTDPQQIEEAIQKLL encoded by the coding sequence ATGACTTCACTATACGATTTTTCAGTCTTGAACCAAGACAATCAAGAAACTCCACTAGATGCCTATTGTGGGAAGGTTCTTTTGATTATCAACACTGCTACTGGATGTGGTTTAACGCCCCAGTACCAAGGTCTCCAAGAACTCTATGATCGCTATCAAGAACAAGGTTTTGAGATTTTAGACTTCCCTTGCAATCAGTTTATGGGACAAGCACCAGGTAGCGCAGAGGAAATCAACGCCTTCTGTAGTCTACACTATCAAACCACCTTCCCACGTTTTGCCAAAATCAAGGTCAACGGTAAGGAGGCAAATCCCCTCTATGTTTGGTTGAAAGACCAGAAATCTGGTCCACTAGGAAAACGAATCGAATGGAATTTCGCTAAGTTTCTCATCGGTCGAGATGGGCAAGTCTTTGAACGCTTCTCTTCCAAAACAGACCCACAACAAATTGAAGAGGCGATACAAAAATTACTATAA